The Candidatus Liberibacter solanacearum CLso-ZC1 genomic interval GCGAAAATACTCCCCTATAGAACAACCTGTAAAAGGCGCTAAAACTTGCATTGAAACAGGATCTGAGGCCGTTGCCGCAACTACAATGGAGTAACTGAGCGCACCTCGATCTTCCAAAGCCTTAACAAAACGAGCTACTGAAGAACGCTTCTGACCAATCGCAACATAAATACAATAAACTTTATCCCGCTCCACATTTTTTTCATGAGAAGTTTTTTGATTCAAGAAAGCATCTAAAATTATTGACGTTTTTCCTGTTTTCCTATCGCCAATTATGAGTTCACGCTGACCAAGTCCAATAGGAATAAGGGCATCTATAGCTTTAATACCAGTTGATAGCGGTTCACATACAGACTGACGTTGTATAATACCAGGCGCATTCGCTTCGATACAAGACTTTTTCTTACATTCAATGGGACCTTTACCATCAATAGGATTACCAAGCGCATCCACGACACGGCCTAGCAATTCTGGTCCAACTGGCACATCAACAATACGACCTGTACGTTTTACAATATCTCCCTCAGAAATATCTTTGTCAGAACCCAAAATAATCACACCAACATTGTCGGCTTCTAAACTAAAAGCCATCCCATAAACTCCACAGGCAAACAGTACCATTTCTTCCGCTTTAATCTTATTCAGACCATAAACACGCGCAATACCGTCCCCAACAGACAGGACATACCCTATCTCAGAAAAATCAGAATCATTACTAAAATTCTTAATTCTTTTTCTGAGAATATCAGAAACTTCTGCAGCATGGATATCCATTAATCAACCTCTTTCAATATAAAACCAAGCTTAAACAACTTCGTACGCAGAGATGCGTCAATCTGATAAGAATCAATCTCCACAACAAAACCACCGATAAGCGCTGAATCTTCCACTATATCCAGTATAACACGCTTACAAACCATCTTTTCTAAACAATCTCTAAGCTTATTTTGCTGATTCAACGATAAATTGCTAAATGTTCTAACATGAGCAATAACTTCATTACGATAGAACAAGCAAACCATACGAAACGATTTAATTATTGCAGGTAAAATTGACAATCTTTTATTAGCCACCAAAAGTTGTAGAAAATTCCCCATTATAACACAAAAATTAGCCTTATTGATCAAATCATCTACGACTAACCGTCGCTCTTCCATAGAAAAAATAGGATTTTGAACAAAAGACCTTAAATCCAAAGATTCCACGAGTAAGGCTTCTAAACGAGATATATCATCTGATACAATGTCTAAAACACCTTCTGCATTAGACACACTAAATAAGGAATGGGAATATCGACCAAAAACATCAGCAAAAAGATCAATTGAATGAGACACCAACACTAATCCTTTAATCAACAAAAACAGGAATAAATAATTGATAAATTAATAAAATACCTTTAAAATAAAGAACTTATTTCCGACAAAAACTAACGATTTTTAATAAACAATAAAACACGCTTACCAATATTTACACGTAT includes:
- the atpH gene encoding ATP synthase F1 subunit delta translates to MSHSIDLFADVFGRYSHSLFSVSNAEGVLDIVSDDISRLEALLVESLDLRSFVQNPIFSMEERRLVVDDLINKANFCVIMGNFLQLLVANKRLSILPAIIKSFRMVCLFYRNEVIAHVRTFSNLSLNQQNKLRDCLEKMVCKRVILDIVEDSALIGGFVVEIDSYQIDASLRTKLFKLGFILKEVD
- the atpA gene encoding F0F1 ATP synthase subunit alpha, which translates into the protein MDIHAAEVSDILRKRIKNFSNDSDFSEIGYVLSVGDGIARVYGLNKIKAEEMVLFACGVYGMAFSLEADNVGVIILGSDKDISEGDIVKRTGRIVDVPVGPELLGRVVDALGNPIDGKGPIECKKKSCIEANAPGIIQRQSVCEPLSTGIKAIDALIPIGLGQRELIIGDRKTGKTSIILDAFLNQKTSHEKNVERDKVYCIYVAIGQKRSSVARFVKALEDRGALSYSIVVAATASDPVSMQVLAPFTGCSIGEYFRDNGYHALIAYDDLYKHAVAYRQISLLLRRSPGREAYPGDIFYLHSRLLERAAKMSDALGGGSLTALPVIETQVNDVSAYIPTNVISITDGQIFLETELFYQGIRPAVNIGLSVSRVGSAAQVKAMKQVSGAVKGDLAQYREMLSFAKFGSDLDVSTQSFLSRGERLTELLKQPQFSPLKMEEQVVMIFSGVNGYLDKIEVSQIGRFESGLLSYMRSSSKGVLEDIREQKVLTDDIKNKLKGEIEVFLKDFN